Within the Musa acuminata AAA Group cultivar baxijiao chromosome BXJ2-9, Cavendish_Baxijiao_AAA, whole genome shotgun sequence genome, the region cacccaatacatgTGGTagaaccgctagtaccccgaaaactcggtgatttaaatttttggctccatttctgaagcgatttagggcctataaatatccctctcatgctTTCTTGAATGAGCATGAAAAAACTTGTGATTTGAAGTGTGTAAACTCTCTTAAAGTATTGTATCTcttcctcttagagtttagaAGTATTTTTAAGGGAGGAATGATGTCTtattgtaaaagagaggtgtgaatgttctctcttgagcttgtgAAAGGGAGAAAGGTTTATAAcaagtgttggaaaatcttgggacgATGTTAtatgtgtagcggaagaacaaaaagagaaatCACAGATTTTCAtaaaaaggtttcatcatcgtgtgaagattggtgtgtaaaatcataaaataaaaaattacatgtataagatgttgaatctcatattttgattatgaaatcaattgatttatgatctaatccatgtgttgagaaaagtgatgcaggactaactacggtcatgaaaagataaaacaattaaagaatcaaacattgggccagagtcaaagatcaggcatcgagccaaaagAATCAGACAATGCATTGAGAATAGATGGATCAGGTGTTACGCCAAAGGTTCAGATGATGTGCCGATAGCTCGCcgggagttcgtcgggagttcgccgaaagtttagaagttcgtcgaaagttcattggaagttcatatAAACAATTAACATACCAGACAATTGAGGTTGCTTGTATTATAtttgttttagccttaattatcgtagttaggtaTCAATTTAAGTTAGTATAgggagtaatcctactaactcaattaggggctaactagacCCAAGTTAGGGTTAAATTAGGTATGttatttggcccattcagtgattGGAGCCACGTCATGTGGTGGCATCGCCGGGGCTAGTGGTGGAACtacttgaggctcggcctccaaGGTattgtctaggtggtggtaccgtcagtagttatgtagggaaatctaagggggacatcacatgcacagcagaagaacaaaaaCCAAAAGTCCTAAAATTTCCCAATGATGTGTttatcatcatgcgaagattggtacataAAATCAGCAAAACcaaaaactacatatatgaaatattatgttttatctagggagatcatatatccttgaatctctacaTATCTTAGGAGATGTACCCTGAGTCGTCATGCAGTTGTTTCACCCTGCGTCGTAGTGCCTCCTTCCACGGCTCCGTAGTAGATGGAGCTACCGATGTCGCTGTTGTAAGTGTGGCCTCCGCTACGAGATTAAGGTCATCAAGAAATCCAAAAATGTCATCGCAAGTCCATACTTCTAGCACTGCAGGGGGACCCTCGCAAGATGGCTCTTTTCCCAAAACTCCCATCTCAGGGACACAATAACACCCAAAGACACTTCTTCAGTAGCTCCGGTCCCACATTGAACCCAACAACACCCGGGGATGTCAATTGCCATGCTCTGAGTGGAAGGTCCCGCCCTCCATGGCTCCAGCGTTTCTTGGGTATCTACCACAGATGGGGCCTTGGTTGGGAGGATGTCGCCGTCGCTCTTGTCCGCAGCTCCCCTCCCCTTATGCTGGATTTAGCACAGGATTATCTCCTCGGTCTCGTAGGAGGGGATCGTCTCGTACAGGCTGGGGTGGAGGCGGTACTCGTGCATTATCCACTGCAGTCCGAGGTTGCTGTCCTTATTCCTCTTTCCCGGATCACCGTTGTCCTTGAAGAATTTGAGACTCCTCCGAGTCCCAACGATCATCGCCCTCCTATCTTGATGCGGTATGTCGCGGGGCTTGCCGTTGGCGACCCACCTTCCACCGCGCGTCTTCCGCTTTAGCCTATTGTCCTTGGCTTTGAACCAGGGCACGCGGACGAAGCAGTAGGACACACCCATGGGAAGGTAGCTGGAGTGGACCATCAATTCCCATGGCGCTTTCTTGTACACTTCCATCTTGGGAATGCTAAAGCCGAGGGGGATTCGCAATGGCAGATTACGAACCTTGTTGAAGAGGCAATCGCCGATCAGCTCTTCGTCGATCGAGGTAAAATGGCACCCCATCCACCTCCATGTCTCATCTCCGCCGTCGCTGGTATTTTCCGACGTCATTGCCAACGAAGGAAGGGGAATAAAGAAGAAGAATGAAGAGAAGCGAGAGGGAGGAACGAAGGAGTGTAGCGAGAGGGAAGAAAAGTGGTGTCGTAAGTAAGGGGTATCATATATATAGAGAGGGGTTTGGGGACAATCGAATTAGGAAACACCCAAAGTCTCCGAACCGGAATCGaacaaaagattatgttttatttatatttattatatttattcttaTTTTTCACGGCGTTTAGTGGAGAGAGGGCAATCGAATTAGGAAACACCCAAAGTTTCCTAATTTAAATAGGAATCGATCAAAGATTatgttttgtttatatatattatatttatttttgttcttcattgCTCAGTTAGGGAGAGGTCAAAACGAATtagaaaacattcaatcaaatttgaAAGTTACTTGCCTATCAAAATCTTTTGCACAAAGGAATTAATTCATATACAAAGAAACGAAGTTTCACACAATTCAATTAAAATACATTATGATTTGTGTATTTTTATGTTTGGACAGGACaattacacatgtatatataacaATGGTTATAGAGTGATCATAAACACCTACATATCTAGTTAAAGCGCaacagtatattattattattattattattattattattattattattattattattattattattattttggtcgATGAACTGCACAAACTACTCTTGGTATTAGGTACTCGTCCTTCAAGAAATCTCTCACCTTGTTTACTAGCATATGGCTGGTCTTCCCCATGATCGTGTTGACATCGTTGTCGTCCCTGTCATCCCACCTGATCAGCGATAGTGTGAAAGGTCACTTCTAGATCATGGATGCCCCTGCTT harbors:
- the LOC135622035 gene encoding NAC domain-containing protein 86-like, producing the protein MTSENTSDGGDETWRWMGCHFTSIDEELIGDCLFNKVRNLPLRIPLGFSIPKMEVYKKAPWELMVHSSYLPMGVSYCFVRVPWFKAKDNRLKRKTRGGRWVANGKPRDIPHQDRRAMIVGTRRSLKFFKDNGDPGKRNKDSNLGLQWIMHEYRLHPSLYETIPSYETEEIILC